GTGGGCCTCGAGATCGGATGAGCTGATGGACCGGCTGCTCGCTATGCGCAGTTTTGTCACGGTCGCGGACAAGGGGAGTTTCAGCGGGGCCGCCAAGACCCTCGGCACGTCCGGGTCGCTGATCTCCCGGCACGTGGCCGACCTGGAACGACAGGTCGGCGCCCGGCTGGTCAACCGCACCGCGCGGTCGGTGAGCCTGACCGAGTCGGGCGTCGCCTACGCGGACTTCGCACGGCGGATCCTCCGCGAGATCGACGAGCAGGACCAGGTTCTCTCGCAGATGCGGGACCGGCCGGAGGGCATGCTCTCGGTGATCTGCCCGAAGTGGATCGGCAGCCTCGACCTCGGGGACGCGATCGCGGCGTTCGCGATCGCGCACCCCAAGATCACGGTGCGGTTCGAGCTCGGCGGGATGTCGGACCGCACGTACGACTTCCTGGACAGCGGCTTCGACGTCGCGTTCCACACCCGCGACCTGCGCGACTCCGGCGTGCTGCTCAGACGCGTCGCGTCGTTGCCGTTCGTGCTCTGCGCGGCGCCCGAGTACGTCAAGCGGCACGGTGAGCTCGGGCACGCCAATGAGCTCGCCGACCACGACTGTCTGGTGCACGCGAACGATCCGGTCTGGCGGATCGGGCACGGGCACGCGAGCACACTGCACAAGATCCGCCGGGTCGCGTTCCTGTCCAACTCCTACATCGCGCTGCAGAAGGCCGCGGTGCACGGCCGGGGCGTCGCGCTGCTGCCGCGGCGCCCGGTGCAGGAGAACCTGGCCGAGGGCAGCCTCGTCCCGCTGCTGCCGGGCACGCCGGTGCCGGACCGCTCGCTCTACGCGATCTCCGGCCCCGGCGAGCGGCGGCCGGCGAAGGTGCAGGTCTTCCTCGACTTCCTCACGCGATGGTTCGAAAAGTAAAGGATTCCGCATGTTCGTCGTCGACACCCAGGTGCACCTCTGGAAGGAAGAGACCCCCGACCGGCCGTGGGTGCCGGGGGCCCGCGAGCGGATCCGGCTCAACGGGCATCGGGAGGAGCCGTTCAGCTACCAGGAGTGCCTCGAGCTGATGGACGACGCCGGCGTCAACCGCGCGCTGATCGTCCCGCCGTCCTGGGAGGGCGATCGCATCGACTACGCCCTCGAGGCCTGCGAGGCCCACCCCGAGCGGTTCGGCATCATGGCGCGGATCCCGCAGAACAAGCCGGCCGAGGGCACCGCGATGCTCCGGGACTTCGCCCGGAATCCGCACGTCAAAGGCGTCCGGCTGACGTTTCATCGGCCGCAGGACCGGAACTGGATGATCGACGGGACCAACGACTGGTACTGGCCGGTCGCCGAGGACCTCGGCATCCCGACGATGGTCCACGCACCGATCTGGAAGGCCGAGCTGGGCGCGATCGCCGCGAAGCACCCCGGCCTGAAGATCATCATCGACCACATGGGCATCATGGCCCGCTGTCTCGACGACGCGATCGGCTACTGGGTGGCCGAGACCGCTGACCTGTACGAACACCCGAACATCTACGTCAAGGTGTCGGCGATCCCCGGCTACTCGACGCAACCGTTCCCGAACCTGAACATCGAGAAGTACGTCCGCGAGATGGTCGACAAGATGGGCCCCGAGCGGTGCTTCTGGGGGACCGACATCACCCGCCTGCTCGGCCACGGCCTGACCTACACCGACACCATCGAGCAGTTCACGAAGCACTTCGAGTTCACGCCCGACGAGCTGGACTGGATCATGGGCCGCGGCATCTCGGAGTGCCTCGGGTGGCCGATCGAGCACTAACCGCTGGTCAGGGCCTGGGTGTGACGAAGATCTTGAGCCGGTCCAAGACTTGATTCATTCCAGATAAACGGCGAGACTTCGGGTGTGCCCACCACCTCGGAGTTCGAGAGTTTGCTGCGTGGGGCCGCTCTGCGCGTGACGCGTCCGCGCGTGGCGGTCCTGCACGCGGTGTACGAGCATCCCCACGCGGACACGGACTCCCTTCTCGGTGTCGTGCGTGCGGACCTCGGCGAGGTGTCGCACCAGACCGTGTACGACGTGCTCCGCGCACTGACCGACGCGGGCCTGGTGCGGCGCATCGAGCCGGCGGGTTCGGTCGCGCGTTACGAATCACGGGTCGGCGACAACCACCACCACGTGGTCTGCCGCTCGTGCGGCGTGATTGCCGACGTCGACTGCGCGGTCGGTGCTGCACCGTGCTTGACGGCCTCCGAGAACCACGGCTTCGCGATCGACGAGGCCGAGGTCACGTACTGGGGTCTGTGCCCGGCCTGCGTGGCCACGGCCGGCTCCTGACGCTCCCCGACAGTCCCAGCTCTCCACATTTCCTGAAAGGGACGTTCTTTGTCCGAACACGAACAGCCCAACGCCGTCGTCGGTGAGATCAACGAGCCGGAGAGTGCGGGCGGCTGCCCGGTCGCGCACGGCCGTTTCAACCACCCGACCGAGGGGGGAAGCAACCGCGACTGGTGGCCGAACCAGCTCAACCTGAGCATCCTCCGCAAGCACCAGGGCGCGTCCGACCCGTGGCGCCAGAACCTCGACTACGCCGCCGAGTTCCTGAGCCTCGACCTCGACGAGCTGGCCCGGGACGTCGACGAGGTCCTGAACACCTCGCAGGACTGGTGGCCGGCGGACAGTGGTCACTACGGCGGCCTGTTCGTGCGGATGGCGTGGCACAGCGCGGGCACCTACCGGACCCAGGACGGCCGGGGTGGCGCCGGTGCCGGCATGCAGCGGTTCGCGCCGCTGAACAGTTGGCCGGACAACGGCAACCTGGACAAGGCCCGTCGCCTGCTCTGGCCGGTCAAGAAGAAGTACGGCCGCAAGATCTCGTGGGCCGACCTGATGATCTTCGCGGGTAACCGCGCGCTGGAGACCGCGGGCTTTACGACGTTCGGTTTCGCCGGTGGCCGCGCCGACGTGTGGGAGCCCGACGAGGACGTGTACTGGGGCCCGGAGCGCACCTGGCTCGGCGACGAGCGCTACACCGGTGACCGCGAGCTGGAGGACCCGCTCGCGGCGGTACAGATGGGCCTGATCTACGTCAACCCGGAGGGCCCGAACGGCAACCCGGACCCGCTGGCCGCGGCCCGCGACATCCGCGAGACGTTCCGCCGGATGGCGATGAACGACGAGGAGACCGTCGCGCTGATCGCCGGCGGCCACACGCTCGGCAAGACCCACGGCGCCGGTGACGCCGGGACGGTCGGCCCGGAGCCGGAGGCCGCCCCGCTCGAGGAGCAGGGCCTCGGCTGGAAGCAGAACTTCGGCAGCGGCAAGGGCCGCGACACGATCACCAGCGGTCTCGAGGTCACCTGGACCTCCACGCCGAACCGGTGGAGCCACGGGTTCTTCAAGAACCTGTTCGAGTACGAGTGGGAGCTGCACAAGAGCCCGGCAGGCGCCTGGCAGTGGAAGCCGGCGGGTGGCGCGGGGGCCAACACCGTGCCGGACCCGGAGACCGGCGAGCTCGTCCGCGCCCCCGGCATGCTCACCACCGACCTCGCGCTGCGCTTCGACCCGATCTACGAGCCGATCGCGCGCCGCTTCTACGAGGACCCGGCCGCGTTCAACGACGCGTTCGCGCGGGCCTGGTACAAGCTGACCCACCGTGACATGGGCCCGAAGCAGCGCTACCTCGGCCCGCTGGTGCCGCAGGAGGAGCTGCTCTGGCAGGACCCGATCCCGGCCGTCGACCACCCGCTGATCGACGCCGAGGACACCGCGGCGCTGCGGAAGCAGATCCTGGAGTCCGGCCTGTCGGTGTCGCAGCTGGTCTCGGCGGCGTGGGCGGCGGCGTCCTCGTTCCGCGGCAGCGACAAGCGCGGTGGTGCGAACGGCGGCCGGATCCGGCTGGAGCCGCAGCGTGGCTGGGAGGTCAACGACCCGGACCAGCTCGCGCTGGTGCTGCGGACGCTGGAAGGCATCCAGGAGTCGTTCAACGCCTCCGCCACCGGTGGGAAGAAGGTCTCGCTGGCCGACCTCGTCGTGCTCGGCGGTTCGGCGGCCGTCGAGCGGGCCGCGCGGCTCGGCGGCGTCGAGCTCGAGGTGCCGTTCACCCCGGGCCGCACCGACGCGTCGCAGGAGCAGACCGACGTCGAGTCGTTCTCCGCGCTCGAGCCGAGCGCGGACGGCTTCCGCAACTACGTCGGGAAGGCGCACCGCCTGCCCGCCGAGTACCTGCTGATCGACCGGGCGAACCTGCTCACGCTGACCGCGCCGGAGACCGCCGTACTCGTCGGTGGTCTGCGGGTGCTCGGTGCGAACACCGGCCAGTCGAACGTCGGTGTCTTCACCACGACGCCGGGCGTGCTGACGAACGACTTCTACGCGAACCTGCTCGACCTGGACACCGAGTGGACGCCGACCTCGGCCGACGCGACCACGTTCGCCGGGCGCGACCGCGCCACCGGTGAGGTCAAGTGGACCGGCAGCCGCGTCGACCTGGTGTTCGGCTCGAACTCCGAGCTGCGTGCCGTCGCCGAGGTCTACGCGAGCGACGACGCGAACCAGAAGTTCGTGCGCGACTTCGTCGACGCCTGGGTCAAGGTCATGAACCTGGACCGATACGACCTGGTCTGACGCTCTCGGTGAGGAGGCTTACCTCGGCCACGGCCGAGGTAAGCCTCCTTCCATGAATCAAGAGAGTGCTCCGGTGCTGGAGACCATCGACGAGTTCCGGAACGCGGGGACCTACTCGTTCGGGTTGCCCGGCCATCGGCTCGGCCGCGGTGTGGACGAACGGACCGCCGCGACACTGTCACGGGGCGTCTTCGAGGCGGACATCGAGGTCGCCAAGCAGGCCGTGCCGGAGGCCGAAAAGCTGTTCGCGGACGCGGTCGGCGCCCGGGACGCGGTGTTCACGACCTGTGGTTCGAGCATCTCGATCCACACCGCGCTGCTCACCGTGACCGGACCGGGACGCCGCATTCTGATCGACCGGAACGTCCACAAGTCCGTGGTCGCCTCGCTGATCCTGGCCGGCGCGGAACCGGTCTGGCTGCGGCCGCGCTGGGACTACGAGAACGAGATCGCGCACCCGGCGACGGCCGGTGACGTGAGCGAGGCGCTGGAGCGTCACCCGGACGTCAGCGCGGTGCTGGCGATCACACCGACCGAGTACGGCACCGGCGCCGACGTGCGGGGGATCGCGGAGGCCTGTCACCGGCGCGGTGTGCCGCTGCTCGTGGACGAGGCCTGGGGCGCCCACTTCCCGTTCCACCCCGATCTGCCGACGGCCGCGGTGCGGGCGGGTGCCGACCTCACGATCCAGAGCCTGCACAAGGCGGGCGGCGGCCTCTGCCAGTCGTCGATCATCCTGCTCGGCCACGGGGACCTGGTGGACCCGGTCGACCTGCGGCTGCGGCTGGACCTGATCACGACGACGAGCCCGTCGGCGCTGTTCTACGGGTCGATCGACGGGTGGCGGCGGCACCTGGCCGCCGAGGGCGAACACCTGCTCGGGCAGGCGCTGGAGCGGGCCGCGCGGCTCCGCGAGCGGCTGGGCGCGGTGCCGGGCCTCGCGGTGATGGGCCCGGACATCATCGGGCACGACAGCGTCGCCGAGTGGGATCCGTTGAAGCTGTCGGTCGAGGTCGCCGAC
The sequence above is a segment of the Cryptosporangium aurantiacum genome. Coding sequences within it:
- a CDS encoding LysR family transcriptional regulator gives rise to the protein MDRLLAMRSFVTVADKGSFSGAAKTLGTSGSLISRHVADLERQVGARLVNRTARSVSLTESGVAYADFARRILREIDEQDQVLSQMRDRPEGMLSVICPKWIGSLDLGDAIAAFAIAHPKITVRFELGGMSDRTYDFLDSGFDVAFHTRDLRDSGVLLRRVASLPFVLCAAPEYVKRHGELGHANELADHDCLVHANDPVWRIGHGHASTLHKIRRVAFLSNSYIALQKAAVHGRGVALLPRRPVQENLAEGSLVPLLPGTPVPDRSLYAISGPGERRPAKVQVFLDFLTRWFEK
- a CDS encoding amidohydrolase family protein, yielding MFVVDTQVHLWKEETPDRPWVPGARERIRLNGHREEPFSYQECLELMDDAGVNRALIVPPSWEGDRIDYALEACEAHPERFGIMARIPQNKPAEGTAMLRDFARNPHVKGVRLTFHRPQDRNWMIDGTNDWYWPVAEDLGIPTMVHAPIWKAELGAIAAKHPGLKIIIDHMGIMARCLDDAIGYWVAETADLYEHPNIYVKVSAIPGYSTQPFPNLNIEKYVREMVDKMGPERCFWGTDITRLLGHGLTYTDTIEQFTKHFEFTPDELDWIMGRGISECLGWPIEH
- a CDS encoding Fur family transcriptional regulator, producing MPTTSEFESLLRGAALRVTRPRVAVLHAVYEHPHADTDSLLGVVRADLGEVSHQTVYDVLRALTDAGLVRRIEPAGSVARYESRVGDNHHHVVCRSCGVIADVDCAVGAAPCLTASENHGFAIDEAEVTYWGLCPACVATAGS
- the katG gene encoding catalase/peroxidase HPI produces the protein MSEHEQPNAVVGEINEPESAGGCPVAHGRFNHPTEGGSNRDWWPNQLNLSILRKHQGASDPWRQNLDYAAEFLSLDLDELARDVDEVLNTSQDWWPADSGHYGGLFVRMAWHSAGTYRTQDGRGGAGAGMQRFAPLNSWPDNGNLDKARRLLWPVKKKYGRKISWADLMIFAGNRALETAGFTTFGFAGGRADVWEPDEDVYWGPERTWLGDERYTGDRELEDPLAAVQMGLIYVNPEGPNGNPDPLAAARDIRETFRRMAMNDEETVALIAGGHTLGKTHGAGDAGTVGPEPEAAPLEEQGLGWKQNFGSGKGRDTITSGLEVTWTSTPNRWSHGFFKNLFEYEWELHKSPAGAWQWKPAGGAGANTVPDPETGELVRAPGMLTTDLALRFDPIYEPIARRFYEDPAAFNDAFARAWYKLTHRDMGPKQRYLGPLVPQEELLWQDPIPAVDHPLIDAEDTAALRKQILESGLSVSQLVSAAWAAASSFRGSDKRGGANGGRIRLEPQRGWEVNDPDQLALVLRTLEGIQESFNASATGGKKVSLADLVVLGGSAAVERAARLGGVELEVPFTPGRTDASQEQTDVESFSALEPSADGFRNYVGKAHRLPAEYLLIDRANLLTLTAPETAVLVGGLRVLGANTGQSNVGVFTTTPGVLTNDFYANLLDLDTEWTPTSADATTFAGRDRATGEVKWTGSRVDLVFGSNSELRAVAEVYASDDANQKFVRDFVDAWVKVMNLDRYDLV
- a CDS encoding aminotransferase class I/II-fold pyridoxal phosphate-dependent enzyme, whose translation is MNQESAPVLETIDEFRNAGTYSFGLPGHRLGRGVDERTAATLSRGVFEADIEVAKQAVPEAEKLFADAVGARDAVFTTCGSSISIHTALLTVTGPGRRILIDRNVHKSVVASLILAGAEPVWLRPRWDYENEIAHPATAGDVSEALERHPDVSAVLAITPTEYGTGADVRGIAEACHRRGVPLLVDEAWGAHFPFHPDLPTAAVRAGADLTIQSLHKAGGGLCQSSIILLGHGDLVDPVDLRLRLDLITTTSPSALFYGSIDGWRRHLAAEGEHLLGQALERAARLRERLGAVPGLAVMGPDIIGHDSVAEWDPLKLSVEVADLGITGYQARAWLESEQKVLAQLGDARRVICALSYADDDAAIERLARAFEALAAAPPKPDRPSLAIPPLDELNLEQAMSPRDAFFARTEQVKDPVGRIAAEMISPYPPGVPAVLPGERFTAPVVEYLRAGKAAGMTIPDASDPDLETFRVVRE